One genomic region from Actinocatenispora thailandica encodes:
- the thiE gene encoding thiamine phosphate synthase, which yields MTGAGARPDLSLYLIADVTSCRTAGRSVVKTAAAAARGGVTAVQLRDKRARGGELLDTVRRVAEVLPPRIPLIVNDRVDVYLAARLAGIRVAGVHIGQSDLPVPVTRTMIGPDALLGLSAATADQLAAANRAPVDYVGIGALHATDTKQDAPPPLGTDGFRRLAGLCRRPVVAIGGISADDLPGLRTAGAAGAAVAAAVCRAPDPYRAATRLAAAWREAA from the coding sequence ATGACCGGCGCCGGGGCACGACCCGACCTGTCCCTCTACCTGATCGCCGACGTGACCAGCTGCCGCACCGCCGGCCGGTCGGTGGTGAAGACCGCGGCGGCCGCCGCGCGGGGCGGCGTCACCGCCGTCCAGCTGCGGGACAAGCGCGCTCGCGGCGGCGAACTGCTCGACACCGTGCGTCGGGTCGCCGAGGTGCTGCCGCCGCGGATCCCGCTGATCGTCAACGATCGGGTCGATGTCTATCTCGCCGCCCGGCTGGCCGGTATCCGGGTTGCCGGAGTCCACATCGGGCAGTCCGACCTGCCGGTGCCGGTGACCCGGACGATGATCGGCCCGGACGCGCTACTGGGGCTCAGCGCCGCCACCGCCGACCAGCTCGCTGCGGCGAACCGGGCACCGGTCGACTACGTCGGAATCGGCGCGCTGCATGCCACCGACACGAAGCAGGATGCGCCGCCGCCGCTGGGTACCGACGGGTTTCGCCGGCTCGCCGGGTTGTGCCGTCGGCCGGTGGTGGCGATCGGCGGCATCTCGGCCGACGATCTGCCCGGCCTGCGCACCGCCGGCGCCGCGGGGGCGGCCGTGGCCGCCGCGGTGTGCCGGGCGCCCGACCCGTACCGGGCAGCGACGCGGCTGGCCGCCGCCTGGCGGGAGGCGGCGTGA
- a CDS encoding bifunctional hydroxymethylpyrimidine kinase/phosphomethylpyrimidine kinase: MIPRVLSIAGTDPTGGAGIQADLKSIAATGGYGMAVVTALVAQNTRGVRGVHVPPRGFLAEQLAAVSDDVEIDAVKIGMLADGAAIEAVSHWLRSCRPPVVVLDPVMVATSGDRLLDAGAERALRGLIGQADLVTPNIPELAVLAGSAPATDWGGATTQALDVSRRFGVLVLAKGGHLPGGTVRDALVDAAGRLAGGRTIVEFRGERVDTRNTHGTGCSLSSAVATLRVRHGDWVPAVGSAREWLAESIAAGADLRVGGGNGPVHHFAGLWSRGGLHTRPVPAQLAGRWWHQVADVRRDIESLPFVRGLADGSLDRAAFDWYLAQDACYLRDYSRALASASMLATGPTEQRFWAECARGALAERERLHRAVLGGLGQPPVAPSTARYVDHLLAAAARGDYRVLVAALLPCFWIYQDLGSRLARRGGPDHPYRAWLDAYGDDEFAAQNERAIDLVTTAAATADEPTRDRMWHAFRVSCQHEVAFFTAPLAASRPTG; encoded by the coding sequence GTGATCCCCCGGGTGTTGTCGATCGCCGGCACCGACCCCACCGGCGGCGCCGGCATCCAGGCCGACCTGAAGAGCATCGCGGCGACCGGTGGGTACGGCATGGCGGTGGTGACCGCGCTGGTCGCGCAGAACACCCGTGGTGTTCGCGGCGTGCACGTGCCACCGCGGGGGTTTCTGGCCGAGCAACTGGCCGCGGTCAGTGACGACGTCGAGATCGATGCGGTGAAGATCGGGATGCTGGCCGACGGCGCCGCCATCGAGGCCGTCTCGCACTGGCTGCGCAGCTGCCGGCCACCGGTGGTGGTCCTCGACCCGGTCATGGTGGCGACCAGCGGTGACCGGTTGCTGGATGCGGGTGCCGAGCGGGCGCTGCGGGGGCTGATCGGCCAGGCGGATCTGGTCACGCCGAACATCCCCGAGCTGGCGGTGCTCGCCGGCTCGGCGCCGGCCACCGACTGGGGCGGAGCCACCACACAGGCGCTGGACGTGTCCCGGCGGTTCGGGGTGCTGGTGCTCGCCAAGGGTGGGCACCTACCCGGGGGCACCGTGCGCGACGCGCTGGTCGACGCCGCGGGACGGCTGGCCGGTGGCCGCACCATCGTGGAGTTCCGCGGCGAGCGGGTGGACACCCGCAACACGCACGGCACCGGTTGCTCGCTGTCCTCCGCGGTGGCGACACTGCGGGTGCGGCACGGCGACTGGGTGCCCGCTGTCGGGTCGGCACGGGAGTGGCTGGCCGAGTCGATCGCGGCCGGCGCCGATCTGCGTGTCGGCGGCGGGAACGGCCCGGTGCACCACTTCGCCGGGCTCTGGTCACGGGGCGGCCTGCACACCCGGCCAGTGCCGGCCCAGCTGGCAGGACGGTGGTGGCACCAGGTTGCCGACGTGCGACGTGACATCGAGTCGCTGCCTTTCGTCCGTGGACTCGCCGACGGCAGTCTGGACCGCGCCGCGTTCGACTGGTACCTCGCTCAGGACGCGTGCTACCTGCGGGACTACTCGCGCGCGCTGGCCTCGGCGAGCATGCTCGCTACCGGTCCGACAGAGCAACGGTTCTGGGCGGAGTGTGCACGAGGCGCGCTGGCCGAGCGAGAACGGCTGCACCGCGCCGTGCTCGGCGGGCTGGGGCAGCCACCGGTCGCGCCGAGCACCGCCCGCTACGTCGACCACCTACTGGCCGCCGCGGCGCGCGGCGACTACCGGGTGCTCGTCGCGGCGCTGTTGCCGTGCTTCTGGATCTACCAGGACCTCGGCAGCCGGTTGGCCCGGCGAGGCGGGCCGGACCACCCGTACCGGGCCTGGTTGGACGCCTACGGTGACGACGAGTTCGCGGCCCAGAACGAACGGGCCATCGACCTCGTCACGACCGCGGCGGCGACGGCCGACGAGCCGACTCGGGACCGGATGTGGCATGCCTTCCGGGTCTCCTGCCAGCACGAAGTGGCGTTCTTCACCGCGCCACTGGCCGCCAGCCGCCCAACGGGCTGA
- a CDS encoding amidohydrolase, which translates to MSDTEAGAARIITARRIATGDGTEPEAFVVAGEWITQTGPVAALRAARPDATLIDLGDVTVVPGFNDAHSHPTVCAEQLLQLDLSPQRVPDRAAMLAALAERAAGTPAGEWILGFGVDPARSLGGVPLSRDELDAACPRQPVLVVDVTLHAGVLNTAGLALAGYERADDAPAGGELGHDAAGRLTGVLVDQALYDVAFPAFTRRATVVPRPDRAAAQRAFVRFAGRLHAAGITSVGDAMVGPESWATLAGLAATGELPLRVNALVGYEHWESFRAMDLPAPAPTDRLRIGGVKAFADGAVNGGVCWTKQPVPAATAPGRPRMSPAQLRQVVADVHEHGGTIAVHANGDRAIAEVLAAIEAAQRHRPRPEVRHRVEHVAIVDDQIVAAMRALRVVAVPFGQYPAAHGDKLRRFYDPDRIERMFAHRTLLAAGIPVAGSSDHPCGPYEPLYALQSLVTRRDRTGAPFGGSQAITAEQALAVYTTGSAYASGEEATKGRIAAGQLADFVALAEDPRAVPPDRIGAIEVLGTWLGGTRVYPTPAAPAAAPPR; encoded by the coding sequence ATGTCGGACACCGAGGCGGGGGCCGCGCGGATCATCACCGCGCGGCGCATCGCGACCGGCGACGGGACCGAGCCGGAGGCGTTCGTGGTGGCCGGCGAGTGGATCACGCAGACCGGACCGGTCGCCGCGCTGCGCGCGGCCCGGCCGGACGCGACGCTGATCGATCTCGGCGACGTCACCGTGGTTCCCGGCTTCAACGACGCGCACAGCCATCCCACCGTGTGCGCCGAACAGCTGCTGCAGCTCGACCTCTCGCCGCAGCGGGTGCCCGACCGGGCGGCCATGCTCGCCGCGCTCGCGGAGCGGGCCGCCGGCACCCCGGCCGGCGAGTGGATCCTCGGATTCGGGGTGGACCCGGCGCGCAGCCTCGGCGGCGTCCCGCTGTCCCGGGACGAGCTGGACGCCGCCTGCCCGCGGCAGCCGGTGCTGGTGGTCGACGTGACGCTGCACGCCGGGGTGCTCAACACGGCCGGCCTGGCCCTCGCCGGGTACGAACGGGCCGACGACGCGCCGGCCGGCGGCGAGCTGGGCCACGACGCGGCCGGCCGGCTGACCGGGGTGCTGGTCGACCAGGCGCTCTACGACGTCGCGTTCCCGGCGTTCACCCGGCGTGCGACGGTCGTGCCGCGGCCGGACCGGGCGGCGGCGCAGCGGGCGTTCGTCCGGTTCGCCGGGCGGTTGCACGCCGCCGGCATCACCTCGGTGGGCGACGCGATGGTCGGCCCCGAGTCGTGGGCGACGCTGGCCGGGCTGGCGGCGACCGGGGAGCTGCCGCTGCGGGTCAACGCACTGGTCGGATACGAGCACTGGGAGTCGTTCCGGGCGATGGACCTGCCGGCGCCGGCACCGACCGACCGGTTGCGCATCGGCGGGGTGAAGGCGTTCGCGGACGGCGCGGTCAACGGCGGCGTGTGCTGGACCAAGCAGCCGGTTCCGGCGGCGACCGCGCCCGGCAGGCCGCGGATGTCGCCGGCGCAGCTGCGCCAGGTGGTCGCCGACGTGCACGAGCACGGCGGCACCATCGCGGTGCACGCCAACGGCGACCGGGCCATCGCCGAGGTGCTGGCCGCGATCGAGGCCGCACAGCGGCACCGGCCGCGGCCCGAGGTACGACACCGCGTCGAGCACGTCGCGATCGTGGACGACCAGATCGTCGCCGCGATGCGCGCGCTGCGGGTGGTGGCGGTGCCGTTCGGCCAGTACCCGGCGGCACACGGGGACAAGCTGCGGCGGTTCTACGACCCCGACCGGATCGAGCGGATGTTCGCGCACCGCACGCTGCTGGCCGCGGGTATCCCGGTGGCCGGCTCCTCCGACCACCCGTGCGGGCCCTACGAGCCGCTCTACGCCCTGCAGAGCCTGGTGACCCGCCGGGACCGGACCGGGGCGCCGTTCGGCGGCAGCCAGGCGATCACCGCCGAGCAGGCGCTGGCCGTGTACACCACCGGCTCCGCGTACGCGTCCGGGGAGGAGGCCACCAAGGGACGCATCGCGGCCGGCCAGCTCGCCGATTTCGTCGCGCTCGCCGAGGACCCGCGCGCCGTGCCGCCGGACCGGATCGGTGCCATCGAGGTGCTCGGCACTTGGCTCGGCGGCACCCGGGTGTACCCGACGCCGGCCGCCCCGGCAGCGGCCCCACCGCGGTAG